The Candidatus Hydrogenedentota bacterium genome segment TGCACCGTGACGCGCACGGCCCCGTCCGTATTGACCAGGGAAATATGGGAAATCTGGCCGAACTGGCGCGTCCACGTGGTGCGTACGTCGGGGCGGCACACCTCGCGCGGCAGGAAATCGGCCAGTACGCCGACCGTGAAACTCTGCACCGCTGCCGCGATAAGCACCGCCGCCACGGCGCTACGAACGAAAAGGTTCATCTTCGGGCCCGCTCGTTGCTATACTCTAAGCTGCTATAAAGACTAATACCGCTGTGGACCAGGTTTCATTCCAGGGCGGGACCGTGCGGCGAAACTCGCCTTGGTGCTCGCCGGTCGAACAGGAGGAAAAGTAAGCCTGATGTTGCGGATGATCGTGCTCATGTTGCCGTTTCTGCTGGTTGTTTCTACGATCCTCTTCGCGCTGGTGCGCAGTATCGGACAGGTCTGGGTGCGCCACCGCGTGCAGATGACGTTGTTGGAGCACCTCGAGAGGCGGCCCGAGCTGGTGGAGGAATTCCAGGAAATCCAGGAATTGGCGGTGCGCGCCCAGGAGTCCGAGCCTTCAACCTGGAAACCGGATTATATTCTGACGGGTGTTATCCTGGCGGTGCTGGGGATGATTTGCGCGGTCGTCTGCGCCGCGGTGGGGGGAAGCCTCACAGCGACGGCCGCCTACTTCGGCGGGGTCCTGTGCGTATGTCTCGGATTCATCATCGCCATGGTTGGCCTGCTGGTGCGGTATCTCTCGCACAATGTGGTGAAGGGCCTGCACGACAAGTGACCCGGCCCGCCGCGTCCCGATACCGTGCATGTTTCCCGTTTCCATAGTGTATAGTGTCTTATCGCGTGTTCAGCGCGCGGAAATTGGAGCAGGGGACGCATAAGAATGGCGCCGCGAGTCGTCACGTGTGCCTGCGGACAACAGATGCGCCTGCCGGAACGGGCCGTGTCGGGCCGGGGCCGCTGCATACGCTGCGGCGCGCTTATCCGGATCAAAACTGAAACCCCGCAGGCGGACAAACTGCCCCCGGCCCCATCGCCGGAATCCTTCGAGTCGGATGACCCCATCACGGAAGCGCCGCCCGCAACGGAAGAGACCTTGCCCCGCCATCCGGCGTATGCGGACCTGACCCCGCCGCCGCGCGATGCCAGGATGGAACGCCTGGAGGCGCTGTGGGGGGACGAAACGCCCGAGTTGGCGGCGCAGGCGGGGCAGGCCGGGCCGATCCGGCCGCCGGTTACGGTTCCCCGGGACATTGCCGCTGCCGTTTCGGTTTCCCAATGCGCCCGTTGCGGTCGCGCGTTCCGCGGCGACTGGGACCAACACGCCGGAGAGGAGGGGACGCTCTGCACGATTTGCGCGCGCCAGTCGCCGGAACCGACGCCCTGGGACCCGCCTTCGGGCGGCCCCACCATCGCGCCGCCCAGCAAGGCGGAACTGCGCGAGATGCGCTCTGTCCAGGAACGGCTGGAACGGGAGAAACAGCCCCGGAAGGAACGGCGCGGCCTCGTGCCGTTCCTGATATTCGCGGGCGTGGTGATGTTGCTGATTCTGGTATTGCCCGTCGAGGACTGGTTGGGCCGGGCGGCGATGGAGATGAAGGAGCATCCTCCCGAAGCAATCGACACGCGGTGGGGCTGGCCGCTTCGCGTCGTGAGTCTGCTGCTCGTGTTCCTGAGCTACTATATCCCCGTTTACCTGACGTTCAAGGAATCGGGCCGGCTTGATTTCGACTCTTTCTTGTCAAACGCCCTCTATACGTCCAAGTATGCGCTGGGTTTCTTCATTGTCGAGGTTTTTATCGGCAGTTTTGGCGGTCTCGGCGGCCCGATACTGCTCATGGCGCTCGTGGTGACGTTCAAGCTGTTGATCCCGCCGCTGATACTTTGGGCTTTCGTGGGTTTTTCAGGGCGCGAGATATTCCACCTCTACGTCTTCCTCTGGATCACCGCATTGATGGTCTGGATGCTGGAGAGACTCCTGACCGGCGGCATAGCCGTGCTCGCCCAATAAGGGCGCACGCCCGGCGCCGCACGACAGGGACGCCCCGCGGACGCGGGGTGCGCGCGGCGCGCTCAGGCACTGTCCATCCTGTCCGCAGGGCTTCCCCTTATTTCAGCCAGCGCTCGAACCAGGCGATGGCGTCGTCCTGCGCCGGAACTTTGAGCGAGTGCGGTTCGTTGTAATAGTTGCAGACAAACCGGTCGGGCGCGCCCATCCGCTCATAGACCTCCGCGATGTGCGCCGCCGCCTCCTGCGCTCCCTCGGCCGGGAACAGGTGGTCCTGGCTGCAGTGAATCATCATGAAAGGCCGCGGCGCGTTCAGCGTTACCACGTCGGGCAAATCCAGCCATGCGTACTGGCCGGGCACATAAATCATCCAGGTATGATGCCGGACGTGATTGCGCAGCAGCGACCGGTACGTGCACATCCATCCCGCGACCACGCCGGCCTTGACGCGGGGGTCGAGGCCGAACGTATGCGCGCTGCGGTAGCCGCCGAGCGACAGGCCGATACAACCCACGCGCTCCGGGTCCACCTCGGACCGCGACAGCAGGTAGTCCAGCGAGGCCTTGTCCCCCTGATACTGGATGCCGGGCCATGTGGCGCCCGCCGTGAAAATCGTCTTGGCCATCAGCGGCTCGTGCCGCCCGGCAATGGGATTGAACGCGCGGATGTAATCGTCGGAGCCGGGTTGCTTGCCCTCCAGTCCCGCGGCGTATTCGGCCGGAAGCGACGCGGGGTCCAGGCGCTGCGACCCGAAATAGAAGGCGTCGGGCGCGAACACGACGTAGCCGCGCCGGGCCAGTTCGTCGCCGACGGTGCGCCCGCCATAGGTATTCTCGATGAGCTCCTGAAGCGCAGGCGGCGGGTCGTCCATGGCTACGACTTTCTCTTTCCCGAAGTAGTAGAAACCGCTGTGGTCATGCAGCGCCAAGATAGCCGGCGCGGGCGCGGTCAATCCGTCCGGGATGAGCAGGTAACCCTCGGTTTTCCGGCCTGGCGCAATGGAAATCCGCACGTGATGCCGCGTGTAGCCGTCCTTCGGGACGGACGCAAGCGTTTCGGCGTCCGGCGGCACGCCTGGCGGCGCGTAGGCGAGCAGCTCTGCCATCTTCGCGCGCCCCGCCTGACGCCACTGCTCGACATCCGGCCATGACCCGGACAAGAACGACAACGCGATGGGGCTGGACTGCGCATAGGCGTCCAGGAAGGGAAAATACGAACCCGTGTCGCTGGGCGACATGGTCTCGGGGTTGGCGTGCAGGGCAATGGGGATCATCAGGAACAAAGCGGTCGGCATGGCGGGCGCTCCTCACTCTCTCGCGCGTACTATACGCGACGGCGCGCCCCGTTTCGCAAGCGTCTGGCGTGAGATCAGCTTGTTTCCCGCCGCGGAAAACTGCATGATTCCCGCCAACTTCTAACGAGGACGCCGAAGATGGGAGTATACGTATTCGGCATGGCGGTGGCGTTTCTGGCGGGCATGATCCAGGGATGCGCGGGGTTCGGACTCGGTCTTGCAAGCGTGCCCTGTCTCATGCTGTTTGCCGCGCCCGCGGTTGTGGTCCCGACGGTGCTGGGCATGAGCATGGTCAACAGTTTCGTGACTGCGTTGCACGCGCAGCGGCATTTGTTGTGGCGGCTCGTGGGCATGCTGGCCCTGGGCAGCATCGCGGGCATACCGCTGGGCGTGTATGCGCTGCGCGTTATCGACCCGAACATAATGAGCATCGGCGTCGCGGTGTTGATTCTCCTCTTCGTGGCAGCGATGGCCACCGGTTGGACCCGCCCCCTGCGGCGCCCGCAGCGCGCGCTGTTGCCCCTTGGCTGCGTGTGCGGCATCCTCGCGGGCAGCACCTCGATGAGCGGGCCGCCGCTTATCCTGTTTCTTGCCAACCAGGACACGCCCAAGGACGTCTTCCGCGCCAACCTCATCAGCTATTTTTTCCTGGAAGGCGTCTTCACGCTCATGCTCTACCTGGCGTGGGGCATGTATACCCTTGAGGTTGCGCGCCTCACCGCGGCGCTGGTCCCGGCTGTGCTGCTCGGGACCACGGTGGGCATCCGGCTCTCGAAATACCTGCCCGAGGCTGTCTTCCGCCGCATTGTGCTTATCGGCCTCACGCTCATCGCCACCGTGCTCCTTGTCACCAGCCTGGGGGCCACACTCTGACAGGGCTGGGTCAAGCCCCGAGATATTCCCGCCGCCAGTGCTCGAAGAGCAGCAGCGCCCAGAGGTGCCAGGTGAGGTCGCGGCGGCCGGCGCGGTGGTCGGCTATCATCTGCTGGACGGGTTCGGGACGGAAGAAGCCGGTCCGGCGGAGCGTCTCCGGCGAGAGGTATTCCTCGACGAGCGGGCGCAGGCTGGTATTGAGCCAGACGCCCATGGGCGGGTTGAGCCCGGTCTTCTTGCGTTGCAGCACGTCTTCGGGCAGGCGGCCCCGCATGCACCGGCGCAGGAGCGATTTCGTGCGCATGCCTTTGATTTTCAGACTGGAGGGGATGCGCGCGAGCAATTCAATCAGACGCACGTCTGCGAGGGGCACGCGGGTTTCGAGGGCATGGGCCATGCTCA includes the following:
- a CDS encoding dienelactone hydrolase family protein produces the protein MPTALFLMIPIALHANPETMSPSDTGSYFPFLDAYAQSSPIALSFLSGSWPDVEQWRQAGRAKMAELLAYAPPGVPPDAETLASVPKDGYTRHHVRISIAPGRKTEGYLLIPDGLTAPAPAILALHDHSGFYYFGKEKVVAMDDPPPALQELIENTYGGRTVGDELARRGYVVFAPDAFYFGSQRLDPASLPAEYAAGLEGKQPGSDDYIRAFNPIAGRHEPLMAKTIFTAGATWPGIQYQGDKASLDYLLSRSEVDPERVGCIGLSLGGYRSAHTFGLDPRVKAGVVAGWMCTYRSLLRNHVRHHTWMIYVPGQYAWLDLPDVVTLNAPRPFMMIHCSQDHLFPAEGAQEAAAHIAEVYERMGAPDRFVCNYYNEPHSLKVPAQDDAIAWFERWLK
- a CDS encoding sulfite exporter TauE/SafE family protein; translation: MGVYVFGMAVAFLAGMIQGCAGFGLGLASVPCLMLFAAPAVVVPTVLGMSMVNSFVTALHAQRHLLWRLVGMLALGSIAGIPLGVYALRVIDPNIMSIGVAVLILLFVAAMATGWTRPLRRPQRALLPLGCVCGILAGSTSMSGPPLILFLANQDTPKDVFRANLISYFFLEGVFTLMLYLAWGMYTLEVARLTAALVPAVLLGTTVGIRLSKYLPEAVFRRIVLIGLTLIATVLLVTSLGATL